A window of uncultured Litoreibacter sp. contains these coding sequences:
- a CDS encoding DciA family protein, whose product MAAKQTYPKTKSPTRRGRGFASMSGLIQNRVKTAGEKRGFAVMRLLTHWAEIVGDDLSKMATPVKIGYSRDGFGAVLTVLTTGPNAPLVQMQLPQIRERVNACYGYSAISRVAITQTAPVGFHEGRVMFEDTPEEVKPPVSEEVKRASAAMTDGVENEGLKAALETLSQNYLSRKGASKGN is encoded by the coding sequence ATGGCCGCAAAGCAGACATATCCCAAGACCAAGAGCCCGACCCGTCGGGGCCGCGGCTTTGCGTCCATGTCGGGGCTGATCCAGAACCGCGTGAAAACGGCGGGCGAAAAACGCGGCTTTGCGGTGATGCGGCTGCTGACCCATTGGGCGGAGATTGTGGGCGACGACCTGTCCAAGATGGCGACGCCGGTGAAGATTGGCTACTCGCGCGACGGGTTTGGGGCGGTGCTGACGGTGCTGACCACCGGGCCGAATGCGCCTTTGGTGCAGATGCAGCTGCCGCAGATACGCGAGCGGGTGAACGCGTGCTACGGCTATTCCGCCATCAGCCGCGTCGCTATCACGCAGACCGCGCCGGTTGGGTTCCACGAAGGCCGCGTTATGTTTGAGGACACGCCCGAAGAGGTGAAGCCGCCGGTGAGCGAGGAGGTCAAACGCGCCTCCGCCGCGATGACGGATGGCGTTGAGAACGAGGGATTGAAGGCCGCGTTAGAAACGCTGAGCCAGAACTATTTGTCGCGCAAAGGCGCATCGAAAGGGAACTGA
- a CDS encoding DsbA family protein → MNRNLLLAGLAVVAVAIGGFFVMNRDAAPGVTELGSAQAQTTSDIDTSMVKEMTIGAEDAPITFIEYASYTCPHCQRFHKDVFPQLKADYIDTGKVKFVYREVYFDGPGLWAGMMARCGGEDRFFGLVDLIYENQRTWTQGEPAQIAANLKKMGKLAGLTDAQLDACLQDGEKARAMTAVFQENSQADGVRSTPSFVIDGKLESNMSYDDLKALLDAKL, encoded by the coding sequence ATGAACCGCAACCTTCTGCTGGCAGGACTTGCCGTGGTGGCCGTCGCCATAGGCGGCTTCTTCGTGATGAACCGGGATGCCGCGCCCGGCGTGACAGAGCTTGGCTCTGCGCAGGCGCAAACCACGTCTGATATTGACACCTCCATGGTGAAGGAAATGACGATAGGTGCGGAGGACGCGCCGATCACCTTTATCGAATACGCGTCCTACACCTGCCCGCATTGCCAGCGGTTCCACAAAGATGTCTTCCCGCAGCTGAAAGCGGACTACATCGACACCGGCAAGGTGAAATTCGTGTATCGCGAGGTCTATTTCGACGGCCCGGGTCTTTGGGCGGGCATGATGGCGCGGTGCGGTGGCGAGGACCGGTTCTTTGGGTTGGTCGACCTGATTTATGAAAACCAGCGCACTTGGACCCAAGGTGAGCCTGCGCAGATCGCGGCAAACCTGAAGAAGATGGGCAAGTTGGCAGGTTTGACCGACGCGCAGCTGGATGCGTGCCTGCAAGATGGTGAGAAGGCGCGCGCGATGACGGCGGTGTTTCAGGAAAACTCGCAAGCCGATGGCGTGCGGTCGACCCCGAGCTTTGTGATCGACGGCAAGCTGGAATCCAACATGTCCTATGACGACCTGAAAGCGTTGCTGGACGCGAAGCTTTAG